From Methanosarcina lacustris Z-7289, one genomic window encodes:
- a CDS encoding radical SAM protein, with translation MQCNVCEFRCEINEYSRGRCGTYICTGDTIVQDPGLGYLGAYPISIETVPLLHYHPSGKFLQVFSTGCNFQCSGCVARLLASSKPLSHPSLTPSQVVDKALQQECLGVVSTLNEPAANYYLFRDLAVQAKEKGLLAGCSTNCYFTGETLNKLGQLVDFVNVGIKGYSDNSYINCGVPSSAPVFRNISQLFDMGVHVETSVVYSRGNEDDVRKVAEAVSDISPTIPVQVMRFIPFGDAPLELEPSAGEAEKLCTSLRKHVDYVYLFNSPGTDLLNTYCSECGSLLSEREFYGPMGSRPLKPWISYTCNCGKSVPVKGKNATESFNEEGFIGGYRISRAFGMVHAVLTCLGILDDSRLMDIWGEISDTETLMRVYHMIQQPYDYLEFIRLIAEKANVPEKGDELISFIRTRLELVHYLAAENSSHKVYYCMGSPLFALNSDRMENNLVTFSGGVSINKQLQKEGKPGINISPSFINEHNPDTIFISGFLSRPLDEFYGLCRQYGIDADAVKQQRIYAVPPSWDFGSPRWILGLMYIADKLHPGNSGIDLQKEADEFYLQFYGMPFEEATPNRSFHRPSSGPWPRHVMRCIHV, from the coding sequence ATGCAGTGCAATGTGTGCGAATTCAGGTGTGAAATCAATGAATACAGCAGGGGCAGATGCGGCACTTATATCTGTACTGGCGATACCATCGTCCAGGACCCTGGTCTGGGATACCTTGGAGCATATCCGATTTCCATAGAAACGGTTCCTTTGCTTCACTATCATCCCTCAGGCAAGTTCCTTCAGGTCTTCAGTACGGGATGTAATTTCCAGTGTTCCGGGTGTGTGGCTCGCTTGCTGGCATCGAGTAAACCTCTTTCCCATCCCTCTCTCACCCCTTCTCAGGTAGTGGACAAGGCTTTGCAGCAAGAGTGTCTTGGTGTGGTTTCCACACTGAATGAGCCTGCTGCGAATTATTATCTTTTCAGGGACCTTGCAGTGCAGGCAAAAGAAAAAGGTTTGCTCGCAGGCTGTTCCACCAACTGCTATTTCACAGGTGAAACTTTAAACAAGCTTGGACAGCTTGTGGATTTCGTAAATGTCGGAATTAAAGGTTATTCAGATAATAGTTACATAAACTGTGGGGTTCCGTCATCTGCACCTGTTTTCCGCAACATATCTCAGCTTTTTGACATGGGGGTGCATGTTGAAACGTCAGTCGTTTATTCAAGGGGAAACGAGGACGACGTAAGAAAAGTTGCAGAAGCAGTGTCTGATATCTCCCCCACCATTCCGGTTCAGGTCATGAGATTCATTCCTTTCGGGGATGCTCCGCTTGAGCTTGAGCCTTCTGCAGGAGAGGCGGAGAAACTATGCACTTCTCTGCGTAAGCATGTAGATTATGTCTATCTCTTCAATTCCCCGGGTACGGATTTATTAAATACATACTGTTCTGAATGTGGAAGCCTCCTATCAGAGCGGGAATTCTACGGGCCCATGGGTTCCAGGCCTTTAAAACCCTGGATAAGTTACACCTGTAATTGCGGAAAGAGTGTACCGGTTAAAGGGAAAAACGCCACTGAAAGCTTCAATGAGGAAGGTTTCATAGGCGGATACAGGATAAGCCGGGCTTTCGGGATGGTCCATGCAGTACTTACATGTCTGGGAATACTGGACGATTCCAGGTTAATGGATATCTGGGGCGAGATCTCCGATACCGAGACCCTTATGCGGGTATACCATATGATCCAGCAGCCGTACGATTATCTTGAGTTTATCAGGCTAATTGCGGAAAAGGCAAATGTACCGGAAAAAGGAGACGAACTTATTTCTTTTATCCGTACACGCCTGGAGCTTGTCCATTACCTTGCAGCAGAAAACAGCAGTCATAAAGTGTATTATTGCATGGGTTCTCCTCTTTTTGCTCTGAACTCTGACAGAATGGAAAACAACCTGGTGACATTTTCCGGGGGCGTGAGTATAAATAAACAGCTTCAAAAGGAAGGCAAACCGGGGATAAATATTTCTCCTTCCTTTATCAATGAGCATAATCCGGACACTATTTTCATCTCAGGTTTCCTTTCCCGCCCCCTGGATGAGTTCTATGGCCTGTGTCGGCAATACGGCATAGATGCTGATGCTGTAAAACAGCAGCGGATTTATGCAGTCCCCCCCTCTTGGGACTTCGGAAGCCCTCGCTGGATTCTGGGGCTCATGTACATAGCAGACAAACTGCATCCCGGAAACTCAGGAATTGACCTGCAAAAGGAGGCAGATGAGTTCTACCTGCAGTTTTATGGTATGCCGTTTGAGGAAGCCACGCCTAACAGGTCTTTTCACAGGCCTTCATCAGGGCCATGGCCCAGGCATGTTATGAGGTGTATTCATGTCTGA
- a CDS encoding carbon-nitrogen hydrolase family protein — translation MKVTSMKAACIQMNISLCSKHENLERALSLAEEAISRGAELLVFPEVFSTGFCYDHIEEVAETVSGPTLEALRAFSREYDCILAGSMIEKIDRNEKDTVSLEKKAPSQYNLGFCIESGKLAGIRRKVQLYGSEKEYFAAGDSIAPIRLKKYGLSLGLIVCNELRYPEVARKLALEGADLLVSVADMPDFYIYPWRIMSLSRAIENQLPHIACTRVGKDKYSTYPGGSFIADGWGRILAEAEKKECVLIGEIDLDEAKEIRQTGSIFEGRRPDLY, via the coding sequence ATGAAAGTGACAAGCATGAAAGCTGCCTGCATCCAGATGAATATCTCGCTTTGCTCTAAACATGAAAACCTTGAACGTGCCCTCTCCCTTGCAGAAGAAGCAATTTCAAGAGGAGCTGAACTACTTGTCTTTCCGGAAGTATTCTCAACCGGCTTTTGTTATGACCATATAGAGGAAGTGGCTGAAACTGTTTCCGGCCCCACACTTGAAGCTCTCCGTGCTTTTTCCAGAGAATATGACTGTATTCTTGCAGGCTCAATGATAGAAAAGATAGACAGGAATGAAAAGGATACAGTAAGTTTAGAAAAGAAGGCACCTTCCCAGTACAACCTCGGCTTCTGCATTGAGTCAGGAAAGCTTGCCGGCATCCGCCGAAAAGTCCAGCTTTACGGCTCGGAAAAAGAATATTTTGCAGCAGGAGACAGCATAGCTCCTATCAGGCTGAAAAAATATGGGCTTTCCTTAGGACTCATAGTTTGCAATGAACTCCGATATCCGGAAGTTGCCCGAAAACTGGCCCTTGAGGGAGCGGATTTGCTGGTTTCAGTTGCCGATATGCCGGATTTTTATATATATCCCTGGCGAATTATGTCCCTTTCCCGTGCAATTGAGAACCAGCTGCCGCATATCGCCTGCACCAGAGTGGGAAAAGATAAGTATTCGACTTATCCGGGCGGCTCTTTTATTGCCGATGGATGGGGCCGCATTCTGGCAGAAGCTGAAAAGAAAGAGTGTGTCCTCATCGGAGAAATAGATCTCGACGAGGCAAAAGAAATAAGGCAAACCGGCTCAATATTCGAAGGTCGCAGACCTGATCTGTATTAA
- the gatA gene encoding Asp-tRNA(Asn)/Glu-tRNA(Gln) amidotransferase subunit GatA, which yields MAKWMSVAQVKEKIEESSAEEVTARYLEVIGKSKINGYVTVSDKALEQAKKIDEEGHSGPLAGVPIAIKDNISVVGLPNSCGSKILEGYVPPFNAHVIEKLLAAGAVVLGKTNMDEFAMGSSTETSHFGPTSNPWDLERVPGGSSGGSAAVVAAGEAPFALGSDTGGSVRCPASFCGIVGLKPTYGCVSRYGVVAYANSLEQVGPLANNVEDIAVLMDVIGGYDRKDSTSIDNKTEYQKALVDDVKGLKIGVPKEFFGEGIHPDVEKAVWDAIHKCESLGATWKEVSMPNINYALASYYIIAMCEASSNLARFDGTRYGFRESAENWHAMVSKTRADGFGTEVKRRILLGTYALSAGYHDKYYLKALKVRTLVKQDFDKALSEVDLLMAPTMPNPAFKIGEKIEDPLTLYLSDINTCPINLAGVPSISVPCGFTDGLPVGLQIMGKPFDEPTVLRAAYTFEQNTDYHTKRPPEVA from the coding sequence ATGGCAAAATGGATGAGTGTTGCACAGGTTAAAGAGAAGATTGAAGAAAGCTCAGCCGAAGAAGTAACAGCCAGATACCTTGAGGTTATTGGAAAGAGCAAAATCAATGGTTATGTAACAGTTTCCGATAAAGCCCTTGAGCAGGCAAAAAAGATAGATGAGGAAGGGCACAGTGGTCCTCTTGCGGGCGTTCCAATCGCTATCAAGGATAACATTTCCGTAGTCGGGCTGCCAAACAGCTGCGGTTCGAAAATCCTTGAAGGCTACGTTCCTCCATTCAATGCTCATGTAATCGAAAAGCTTCTTGCTGCCGGAGCCGTAGTCCTTGGGAAAACCAATATGGATGAGTTTGCCATGGGTTCGTCCACGGAAACCAGCCATTTCGGGCCGACTTCAAACCCTTGGGACCTTGAAAGAGTACCGGGCGGGTCTTCCGGAGGCAGTGCAGCGGTTGTTGCAGCCGGAGAAGCTCCTTTTGCCCTTGGTTCTGACACAGGTGGGTCTGTGCGCTGTCCTGCCTCTTTCTGTGGTATTGTAGGGCTTAAACCCACATATGGGTGTGTTTCAAGGTACGGAGTTGTGGCTTACGCGAATTCCCTTGAACAGGTTGGACCTCTTGCAAACAATGTGGAAGATATTGCAGTCCTGATGGATGTTATAGGCGGTTACGATCGGAAAGATTCCACTTCCATTGACAATAAAACCGAATATCAGAAAGCCCTTGTTGATGATGTGAAGGGCCTGAAAATAGGGGTTCCAAAGGAATTTTTCGGAGAAGGTATCCATCCGGATGTCGAAAAAGCCGTATGGGATGCTATACACAAATGTGAGAGTCTCGGAGCGACCTGGAAAGAGGTCTCGATGCCCAACATAAATTATGCTCTTGCTTCATACTATATCATTGCAATGTGTGAAGCATCCTCAAACCTTGCCCGCTTTGACGGAACACGTTACGGGTTCAGGGAGAGCGCCGAAAACTGGCACGCAATGGTCTCAAAGACCAGAGCCGATGGTTTCGGGACCGAAGTCAAGAGAAGAATTCTCCTCGGAACCTATGCGCTTTCTGCAGGTTATCACGACAAATATTACCTCAAAGCCCTGAAGGTAAGAACTCTTGTAAAGCAGGACTTTGATAAGGCTCTTTCAGAAGTTGACCTTCTTATGGCTCCAACCATGCCCAACCCTGCTTTCAAGATCGGGGAAAAGATTGAAGACCCGCTTACCCTCTACCTCTCAGACATAAACACCTGCCCTATCAACCTTGCAGGCGTACCTTCAATTTCCGTGCCTTGCGGCTTTACTGACGGACTGCCAGTAGGGCTCCAGATAATGGGCAAACCCTTTGATGAACCCACGGTTCTGCGTGCAGCCTATACTTTTGAGCAGAATACCGATTACCACACAAAGAGACCGCCGGAGGTGGCGTAA
- the gatC gene encoding Asp-tRNA(Asn)/Glu-tRNA(Gln) amidotransferase subunit GatC: MITKEDVEHIGWLARIEINEQETVEYMEKLNSVLGYFGQLDELPTEDVAPTYHVAELYNVFREDVVEECLQQETVLANTENKQDGAFRVPKIG, translated from the coding sequence ATGATCACAAAAGAAGATGTAGAACACATCGGCTGGCTTGCTCGCATTGAGATCAATGAGCAGGAAACAGTCGAGTATATGGAAAAACTGAACTCAGTTTTGGGGTACTTCGGGCAGCTTGATGAGTTGCCAACTGAAGATGTGGCTCCCACATACCATGTTGCTGAGCTCTATAATGTATTCAGGGAAGATGTGGTTGAAGAATGCCTCCAGCAGGAAACCGTTCTTGCAAACACCGAAAACAAACAGGACGGGGCTTTCAGGGTCCCGAAGATAGGCTGA
- a CDS encoding dihydrofolate reductase family protein, with protein sequence MKDNTPRIKLYIATSLDGFIARENGSIDWLTKYENGSETDYGYSKFYASIGTVLMGRKTYEQVLGFGDWPYGEKKAYVFTRQKEPLRREKNVEFVSGDIGEFVRRLKENTEEDIWLVGGSQLIKLFLEKNLVEDLIIFVVPVILGSGIPLFDLIGKEIRLRTGRVERYESGLVRVEYEI encoded by the coding sequence ATGAAAGATAACACACCCAGAATAAAGCTTTACATAGCAACAAGCCTCGACGGATTCATAGCCCGGGAAAACGGCAGCATAGACTGGTTAACAAAATACGAAAACGGTTCCGAAACCGACTACGGTTATTCCAAATTTTACGCCTCAATCGGCACAGTCCTCATGGGCAGAAAAACCTACGAACAGGTCCTGGGTTTCGGAGACTGGCCTTACGGGGAGAAAAAGGCATACGTATTTACAAGACAAAAAGAACCCCTACGCCGTGAAAAAAACGTAGAATTTGTTTCCGGGGATATCGGGGAATTTGTGCGCCGGCTGAAGGAAAATACTGAGGAAGATATCTGGCTCGTAGGTGGGTCGCAGCTTATCAAACTGTTTCTCGAAAAGAACCTTGTGGAGGATTTGATTATTTTCGTGGTTCCGGTTATTCTTGGAAGTGGGATACCGCTGTTCGATCTGATTGGGAAGGAGATTAGGCTCAGGACTGGAAGGGTAGAAAGGTATGAGAGTGGATTGGTGAGGGTGGAGTACGAAATTTAG
- the gatB gene encoding Asp-tRNA(Asn)/Glu-tRNA(Gln) amidotransferase subunit GatB has protein sequence MAYENPDGIRIGLEIHVQLNKLKTKMFCGCSTDYHNAAPNTHTCPICLGLPGTLPVLNKKAVEAAIKVGLALEGEIAEETQFHRKNYFYPDLPKGFQVTQFDFPIVGKGKVVIEGEDGEHVVGITRAHMEEDPGKLVHIGSIEKSKGVLIDYNRSGMSLIETVTDPDMRSPKEARRFLDKFRNILEYLDVFDGNLEGAMRVDANVSVYWGTRVEIKNISSHKGVERALLYEIMRQKNVIRRGGKILLETRHFDEGRGVTISMRTKEEAEDYRYFREPDLMPMRVTSWIPAIKETLPELPDAKRARFMEQYGITDMHAKSLTSKIMLADFYEGVCATGMDPKTAATWTADVFLGELNYRDLAISSYDGMTIGFIHAKDPEIENSFKVPDMVELVTLFAEGKVSDRSAVEVIRAILDGTEEKTPSQIIEEKGLFKAEDDLVTRAVAETISENAAAVQDYLGGAEKSLNFLVGQVMKKTKGTADAKTARELIVKELKG, from the coding sequence ATGGCCTACGAGAACCCTGATGGAATAAGGATCGGGCTTGAAATCCACGTGCAGCTTAACAAACTTAAAACCAAAATGTTCTGCGGCTGCTCTACCGATTACCACAATGCAGCCCCCAACACCCACACCTGTCCGATCTGTCTTGGCCTACCCGGCACGCTTCCGGTCCTGAACAAAAAAGCCGTGGAAGCAGCAATTAAGGTGGGGCTTGCCCTTGAAGGAGAGATTGCAGAAGAGACCCAGTTCCACAGGAAGAACTACTTCTACCCTGACCTTCCCAAAGGTTTTCAGGTAACCCAGTTTGATTTCCCCATTGTTGGCAAGGGAAAGGTTGTGATCGAAGGAGAAGACGGGGAGCATGTAGTCGGAATTACAAGAGCTCACATGGAAGAAGACCCTGGAAAGCTTGTGCATATAGGGAGCATCGAGAAGTCCAAGGGTGTCCTTATAGACTACAACAGGTCAGGCATGTCCCTGATTGAAACCGTTACTGATCCAGATATGAGGAGCCCAAAGGAAGCCAGAAGGTTCCTTGACAAGTTCAGAAACATCCTCGAATACCTGGACGTCTTTGACGGAAATCTTGAAGGGGCTATGCGTGTGGACGCAAACGTCTCAGTCTACTGGGGCACCCGTGTTGAGATCAAGAACATCTCCTCCCACAAAGGAGTGGAAAGGGCTCTCCTCTACGAGATCATGCGCCAGAAGAACGTGATCCGCCGTGGTGGTAAAATCCTTCTGGAAACCCGCCATTTTGATGAGGGCAGGGGAGTAACAATCTCGATGAGGACAAAAGAAGAGGCAGAAGATTACCGCTATTTCCGCGAACCTGACCTGATGCCTATGCGCGTGACTAGCTGGATTCCTGCAATCAAAGAAACTCTACCTGAACTTCCAGACGCCAAGCGTGCCCGCTTCATGGAACAGTATGGCATCACGGATATGCATGCAAAGTCCCTCACTTCCAAGATCATGCTTGCAGACTTCTACGAAGGGGTCTGTGCAACAGGCATGGACCCGAAGACTGCCGCTACCTGGACTGCCGACGTCTTCCTCGGAGAGCTTAACTACCGCGACCTCGCAATCTCTTCTTACGACGGTATGACAATTGGCTTCATCCACGCAAAAGACCCGGAAATCGAGAATTCCTTCAAGGTCCCGGATATGGTAGAACTGGTCACCCTTTTTGCCGAAGGCAAAGTCAGTGACAGGTCTGCAGTTGAAGTCATCCGCGCGATTCTGGACGGGACGGAAGAAAAGACTCCTTCTCAGATCATCGAAGAAAAGGGCCTTTTCAAAGCCGAAGATGACCTGGTTACCAGGGCTGTTGCCGAAACAATTTCTGAAAATGCTGCCGCAGTGCAGGACTACCTTGGAGGAGCAGAAAAGTCCCTGAACTTCCTTGTAGGGCAGGTCATGAAAAAGACAAAAGGCACGGCAGATGCAAAGACAGCCCGTGAACTGATTGTAAAGGAACTTAAAGGGTAA
- a CDS encoding FecCD family ABC transporter permease: protein MSDCRYSRTVLVYLLPIILLIGSLFVGRYQTPVSAVVDESMKAFSSLFFSTPASVSIQHTVLFNVRLPRILAALLVGASLSTAGVSFQGIFRNPLVSPYILGVGAGAGFGACLAILLWDSYLLIQLMAFAFGLLAMFLAISMGKASKGSGTLIFVLSGIIVSSIFTALTSLVKYVADPYDELPAIVFWLMGSLATVRYGDLLYIALPMFTGALVLFLLRWRINILSLGDEEAKALGMNVEKMRLIIIVCATLMTSAAVSISGVIGWIGLVVPHISRMIVGPNYSRLLPMSMVIGASFMLLVDDLSRTIAATEIPLGILTSLVGAPLFAYLIKRGRMGWN, encoded by the coding sequence ATGTCTGATTGCAGGTATTCCCGCACTGTTCTAGTGTACCTGTTACCCATTATCTTACTCATAGGCTCCCTTTTTGTAGGGAGATATCAAACTCCTGTATCGGCGGTTGTGGACGAGAGTATGAAAGCTTTTTCGTCTCTCTTTTTTAGCACTCCTGCTTCAGTTTCCATTCAACACACGGTCCTATTCAATGTAAGGCTGCCCAGGATACTTGCAGCTTTGCTGGTAGGAGCGTCACTTTCCACAGCCGGGGTCTCTTTTCAGGGGATTTTCAGGAATCCTCTTGTCTCTCCCTATATCCTGGGAGTGGGCGCAGGCGCGGGTTTCGGAGCATGCCTGGCAATACTGCTGTGGGATAGTTATCTGCTTATACAGCTGATGGCTTTTGCTTTCGGACTGCTGGCGATGTTTCTTGCCATAAGTATGGGTAAAGCCAGTAAAGGTTCGGGAACTCTGATCTTCGTGCTTTCCGGAATAATCGTGAGCTCTATTTTCACGGCGCTTACCTCACTGGTAAAATACGTTGCAGACCCTTATGATGAACTTCCCGCGATAGTATTCTGGCTTATGGGAAGCCTTGCTACTGTCAGGTACGGGGATCTGCTCTACATAGCATTACCCATGTTTACTGGAGCTCTTGTGCTTTTTCTTCTCAGGTGGCGTATCAACATCCTTTCACTGGGAGATGAGGAAGCTAAAGCTCTGGGGATGAACGTAGAAAAAATGCGCCTGATTATCATTGTTTGTGCAACCCTGATGACTTCAGCAGCAGTCAGCATCAGTGGCGTGATTGGATGGATCGGACTGGTCGTCCCTCATATCTCAAGGATGATAGTGGGTCCCAACTACAGCCGCCTGTTGCCCATGAGCATGGTTATCGGGGCCTCGTTTATGCTGCTCGTAGATGATCTCTCAAGGACTATTGCCGCTACGGAGATTCCCCTGGGAATACTCACTTCTCTGGTGGGCGCTCCTTTGTTTGCATATCTTATTAAGAGGGGGCGTATGGGATGGAATTGA
- a CDS encoding class I SAM-dependent methyltransferase, with protein MLEEARIKQGFKILDYGCGSGSYIRDASEMVGSSGKVYALDINPVAVEIVRHLTSIKQLKNIETILSDYDTGLPGESLDIILFYDTYHSLNKPELVMKELHRVLKPDGILSFSDHRMKEEEIMEGVTRKKLFKLKKKGKMTYSFKKDGD; from the coding sequence ATCCTGGAAGAGGCCAGGATAAAACAAGGTTTCAAAATTCTGGATTACGGCTGTGGGTCAGGTTCTTATATCCGTGACGCTTCCGAAATGGTGGGCTCTTCAGGAAAAGTCTATGCTCTGGATATCAATCCTGTTGCTGTTGAGATTGTCCGGCACCTGACTTCGATAAAACAGCTAAAAAACATAGAGACTATACTTTCTGATTATGATACAGGCTTGCCCGGTGAGAGCCTGGATATAATCCTCTTCTATGATACCTATCATTCTCTGAACAAGCCGGAACTTGTTATGAAAGAATTGCACCGAGTCCTGAAACCCGATGGAATCCTTTCTTTTAGTGACCATCGCATGAAAGAAGAAGAAATCATGGAAGGGGTAACCCGGAAAAAGCTTTTCAAGCTGAAGAAGAAAGGTAAAATGACATATTCCTTTAAAAAGGACGGAGATTAA
- a CDS encoding iron ABC transporter substrate-binding protein codes for MRGKIGTILILSLLVLAIASCGCAGNTNLQAMQNSSHVLQNSSTIQITDMLGRQLTVPTAISSVVATSPPSTILVYMLAPDKLAGWNFKNNFTQPFMDENYTNLPVTGGWFGTQTGNYETIISMDPDIVIEGFTTDGKINEAIERRQESFGSIPVVAINDSIIFVTQSDPTIEYAGKLLNCEAQAEKLIEFRSSILSEINSTVKDIPEAEKVRVYYAEGPKGLMTDPSGSQHSQVIDICGGVNVADCPLNPGNGMTQVSIEQVMDWNPEVIITSNPQFYATVYSDPLWTSVDAIQNRRVYLAPQNPFCWIDRPQGPHLIIGTAWTAKMLYPDRFTEMDLPQLTREFYSKFFHYELTDNELDTLLNPSGEAKT; via the coding sequence ATGCGTGGAAAAATAGGTACAATATTGATACTTTCTCTGCTGGTTCTGGCTATTGCATCCTGTGGGTGTGCAGGAAATACGAATCTGCAGGCTATGCAAAACTCAAGCCATGTGCTTCAGAACTCAAGTACCATACAGATCACCGACATGCTGGGCAGGCAGCTAACTGTGCCGACGGCGATCTCCTCGGTCGTAGCCACTTCTCCCCCGTCGACTATCCTCGTGTATATGCTTGCACCGGACAAACTTGCAGGCTGGAATTTCAAAAACAATTTTACCCAACCTTTTATGGATGAAAATTACACAAATCTACCCGTAACAGGGGGCTGGTTCGGGACCCAGACCGGGAACTATGAAACTATAATCAGCATGGACCCTGACATTGTAATTGAAGGGTTCACCACGGATGGAAAAATCAATGAAGCCATAGAACGCAGGCAGGAAAGTTTCGGCAGCATTCCTGTGGTGGCTATTAATGATTCCATTATCTTTGTAACACAATCTGATCCTACTATCGAATACGCGGGTAAATTGCTTAACTGTGAAGCCCAGGCTGAAAAACTGATCGAGTTTCGCAGTTCAATCCTTAGTGAGATCAACAGCACTGTAAAAGACATCCCTGAAGCTGAAAAAGTACGGGTTTACTATGCCGAAGGGCCAAAGGGCCTTATGACCGACCCTTCAGGTTCTCAGCACTCCCAGGTCATTGATATCTGCGGCGGTGTCAATGTTGCAGACTGTCCCCTTAATCCGGGAAACGGCATGACACAGGTTTCAATAGAGCAGGTCATGGACTGGAACCCCGAAGTCATTATTACATCAAATCCGCAGTTCTACGCAACCGTATATTCTGACCCTCTCTGGACAAGCGTGGACGCTATTCAGAACAGGCGGGTGTATCTTGCTCCTCAGAATCCTTTCTGTTGGATCGACAGGCCGCAGGGCCCTCACCTAATCATAGGGACTGCCTGGACTGCAAAAATGCTGTATCCTGATCGTTTCACAGAGATGGATCTCCCTCAGTTAACCCGTGAGTTCTACTCGAAATTCTTCCACTATGAGCTCACAGATAACGAGCTGGACACGCTACTTAATCCTTCAGGAGAGGCAAAAACGTGA
- a CDS encoding ABC transporter ATP-binding protein: MELMLDVQSLAFSYGNGPVFEKVSFSLKKGEVMCVLGPNGAGKSTLIKCIAGILKPAAGSIRILGEDTASLGVRSIARRIGYVPQQNEVVFPFSVLDFVVMGRAPHLSMFASPCAEDMEIARESLAVVGLSELEERPVASLSGGQSQMVLIARALVQKPSLLLLDEPTSHLDFGNQVLVLETVQRLASLGMSIVMNTHMPDHAFLVGSRAAALKGGRLVALGEVETVVTSKMMSSVYGVKVAVREIEDMKRKVCLPLGGK; encoded by the coding sequence ATGGAATTGATGCTGGATGTGCAATCACTTGCCTTCTCCTATGGAAACGGGCCGGTCTTTGAGAAAGTATCCTTCTCGCTAAAAAAAGGTGAGGTTATGTGCGTTCTGGGTCCTAACGGGGCTGGAAAATCCACACTTATCAAATGCATTGCAGGGATTCTCAAACCTGCTGCCGGATCTATCCGTATTCTGGGAGAAGATACGGCTTCGCTCGGGGTAAGGAGCATTGCACGGCGTATAGGTTATGTGCCCCAGCAGAATGAGGTAGTGTTTCCTTTTTCTGTGCTGGATTTTGTGGTAATGGGCCGGGCTCCTCATCTTTCCATGTTTGCATCCCCATGTGCAGAGGATATGGAGATTGCAAGGGAGTCACTTGCAGTGGTAGGACTTTCGGAGCTTGAGGAAAGGCCAGTTGCCAGTCTCAGCGGCGGGCAGAGTCAAATGGTACTGATAGCCCGGGCTCTTGTCCAAAAACCTTCTCTGCTTTTGCTGGACGAGCCAACTTCTCATCTTGATTTTGGCAACCAGGTCCTTGTGCTGGAAACCGTGCAGAGGCTGGCTTCCCTGGGGATGTCCATTGTGATGAACACCCACATGCCAGACCATGCTTTCCTGGTGGGCAGCAGAGCTGCAGCCCTGAAGGGCGGCAGGCTGGTTGCACTGGGAGAAGTTGAAACGGTTGTAACCAGCAAGATGATGTCTTCGGTCTATGGAGTAAAGGTAGCTGTCCGGGAAATCGAAGATATGAAAAGGAAAGTGTGTCTGCCCTTAGGAGGAAAGTAA
- a CDS encoding class I SAM-dependent methyltransferase — protein sequence MSIEGKSPVFPYIAEYIFAPIYPVIATHIIEESRIKQGICLDLGCGIASLGIAVTEITNMQVYGIDLSKEMCRLSKDKANRHCLSGKVVPVQADVHLLPFRENCADLIVSRGSVFFWKDLPVAFTEISRVLAPGGQAWIGGGFGTKELKAQISEKMVEIDPNWQTDSKKRLSPKNFEAMQEAGRQTEIPCRVVQDDSGFWMVLSKEIKGG from the coding sequence GTGAGCATAGAGGGCAAATCTCCGGTTTTCCCCTATATTGCCGAGTATATCTTTGCTCCCATCTACCCTGTAATAGCGACTCATATCATCGAAGAAAGCAGGATAAAACAGGGCATATGCCTGGACCTGGGGTGCGGTATCGCATCCCTGGGAATCGCCGTTACGGAAATCACGAATATGCAGGTCTATGGTATTGATTTGTCAAAGGAAATGTGCAGACTTTCAAAGGACAAAGCTAACCGCCACTGCCTTTCAGGTAAAGTTGTTCCTGTGCAAGCCGATGTGCACCTGCTTCCCTTCAGGGAAAACTGCGCAGACCTTATAGTAAGTCGTGGCTCCGTATTTTTCTGGAAAGACCTTCCCGTGGCTTTCACGGAAATTTCCCGCGTCCTTGCTCCGGGGGGACAGGCATGGATAGGGGGTGGTTTCGGCACAAAAGAGTTGAAAGCACAGATCTCTGAAAAAATGGTCGAAATAGACCCGAACTGGCAGACCGATTCAAAAAAGCGCCTCAGTCCGAAAAACTTTGAGGCTATGCAAGAAGCCGGGAGGCAGACCGAAATTCCCTGCCGTGTGGTCCAGGATGATTCGGGCTTCTGGATGGTCTTAAGCAAGGAGATTAAAGGAGGTTAA